In Selenomonas sp. TAMA-11512, a genomic segment contains:
- the folK gene encoding 2-amino-4-hydroxy-6-hydroxymethyldihydropteridine diphosphokinase yields MRRRIYLGLGGNLGDRRALLVAALRAVQSMEEVELTAYSSVYETPPWGIEEQPAFYNMVACIETEFAPVEVLHRMQRIETALGRVRDIHWGPRTMDIDLLCMEGGETVKTEELQLPHPYLLDRAFVLVPLAEIAPTLVLGAETIENHAARLPDVAHVVRVDRIAIMELGKH; encoded by the coding sequence GTGAGGCGTAGGATATATCTGGGACTCGGCGGAAATCTCGGAGATCGGCGAGCTCTCCTGGTGGCGGCGCTGCGGGCAGTACAGTCCATGGAGGAAGTGGAGCTCACAGCGTATTCATCCGTCTATGAAACGCCGCCTTGGGGGATCGAGGAGCAGCCTGCATTTTACAACATGGTCGCCTGTATTGAAACGGAGTTTGCGCCTGTGGAGGTGCTGCATCGCATGCAGAGGATCGAGACGGCGCTCGGCAGGGTGCGCGATATCCATTGGGGCCCTCGCACGATGGATATAGATCTCCTTTGCATGGAGGGAGGGGAGACGGTCAAGACGGAAGAGCTGCAGCTGCCGCATCCGTATCTTTTGGATCGCGCGTTCGTCCTTGTGCCCTTGGCGGAGATCGCGCCAACGCTCGTGCTTGGAGCAGAGACGATAGAAAACCATGCGGCGCGCCTGCCGGATGTCGCTCACGTAGTGCGGGTTGACAGGATTGCTATAATGGAGTTAGGGAAGCACTGA
- a CDS encoding phosphatidylglycerol lysyltransferase domain-containing protein — protein MALHFKPLEKEDKPILDAFFRADYYENSHFNFTNFFMWREPYHIEWAVESGILYMKGTWGGKDFAMQPFCPKERWNEAIAAWLSYFEEHGKVFRMQGIEKRMAEALDAYPDAEFEVMADRDSFDYVYEAASLITLSGRKYHSKKNHLNSFRKAYPEAEYRPICEDIVMRIKLNLNAWNKHRASEHPDDPFIPLERQAILEVLNNFSDFKLKGGAILLDNRVVAFTFGEQLNSDTAVIHVEKADPDVRGAYPAINQGFVEHAWSDMTYINREEDMGIEGLRKAKESYKPVKLIEKYNAVLKK, from the coding sequence ATGGCATTACATTTTAAACCGTTGGAAAAAGAGGATAAGCCGATTTTGGATGCCTTTTTTCGTGCGGATTACTACGAAAACTCGCATTTTAACTTTACGAATTTCTTCATGTGGCGGGAGCCGTATCATATTGAATGGGCTGTCGAGAGCGGTATTCTCTACATGAAGGGCACTTGGGGCGGAAAGGATTTTGCCATGCAGCCCTTCTGTCCAAAAGAGCGATGGAATGAAGCGATTGCCGCATGGCTTTCCTATTTTGAAGAGCATGGCAAAGTCTTTCGCATGCAGGGGATTGAGAAGCGCATGGCGGAGGCTCTCGACGCTTATCCCGATGCGGAATTTGAAGTTATGGCGGATCGTGACAGCTTTGACTACGTTTACGAGGCGGCGTCGCTGATCACGCTTTCGGGGCGCAAGTACCACTCGAAAAAAAATCATCTCAACAGCTTTCGCAAGGCATATCCGGAGGCTGAGTATCGCCCGATCTGTGAGGACATCGTCATGCGCATAAAGCTCAACCTCAATGCGTGGAACAAGCATCGCGCCTCGGAGCATCCGGACGATCCGTTCATTCCGTTGGAGCGGCAGGCAATCCTTGAGGTGCTGAACAATTTTTCGGACTTCAAGCTCAAGGGCGGAGCGATTCTCCTGGACAATCGCGTCGTTGCCTTTACGTTCGGGGAGCAGCTCAACAGCGATACGGCGGTCATTCATGTGGAGAAGGCGGATCCCGATGTGCGCGGCGCCTATCCCGCCATCAACCAAGGCTTTGTCGAGCATGCCTGGAGCGATATGACCTACATCAACCGCGAGGAAGATATGGGCATTGAAGGTCTTCGCAAGGCAAAGGAATCCTATAAGCCGGTCAAGCTGATCGAGAAGTACAACGCCGTTTTGAAGAAGTAG
- a CDS encoding peptidoglycan DD-metalloendopeptidase family protein, with the protein MLQWKKSLAIALSCLMVSLQSTVVLAHNLEEEQKAYEQAAEEAQSKKAEIDAEIENLSDKKRILDEAADAARAAYREVRDELDETEARLEENQEKMEKVEADFKVKKAHLKKRVRDIYINGQISYLDVLFGAKNFQDFFTRMDLLKKVIMQDYDLVQAVFAEKQEIESMQAMLKKDQEIQSRLVEEAAVKKKEADEKQAEVKALIDQMENDSATQERIYNENMAASKQVAEIIRRSSYAPAGNYSSGNGSMIWPVAGPITSDYGWRIHPITGASRFHSGVDIGGDYGDPIYAAAAGVVTYAGWISGYGYTVIIDHGGGISTLYGHSQRVLVSEGQQVGQGTLIAEVGSTGNSTGPHCHFEVRVGDEPTNPLAYL; encoded by the coding sequence ATGTTGCAGTGGAAAAAAAGTCTGGCAATAGCGCTTTCCTGCCTTATGGTGAGCCTGCAGTCGACTGTCGTTCTCGCGCATAACCTGGAAGAGGAGCAGAAGGCCTATGAGCAGGCGGCTGAGGAAGCACAGAGCAAGAAAGCGGAGATTGACGCCGAGATCGAGAATCTGTCGGATAAAAAACGTATCCTTGACGAGGCGGCGGATGCCGCGCGCGCTGCCTATCGCGAGGTGAGGGATGAGCTCGATGAGACGGAGGCTCGCCTCGAAGAAAATCAGGAGAAGATGGAAAAAGTCGAGGCGGATTTCAAAGTAAAGAAGGCACATCTCAAAAAGCGTGTCCGCGATATCTATATCAACGGACAGATCAGCTATCTCGATGTGCTTTTCGGAGCAAAGAACTTTCAGGACTTTTTCACACGCATGGATCTCTTGAAAAAGGTCATCATGCAGGATTACGATCTCGTGCAGGCCGTGTTCGCGGAGAAGCAGGAAATCGAGTCCATGCAGGCCATGCTGAAAAAGGATCAGGAGATTCAGTCCCGTCTCGTAGAGGAGGCGGCCGTCAAGAAGAAAGAGGCGGACGAGAAGCAGGCGGAGGTGAAGGCGCTCATTGATCAGATGGAAAATGACAGTGCCACACAGGAACGCATCTACAATGAGAACATGGCCGCATCCAAACAGGTCGCCGAGATCATTCGCCGCAGCAGCTATGCTCCCGCAGGGAACTACAGCTCGGGCAACGGAAGCATGATCTGGCCGGTTGCGGGGCCGATTACGTCGGACTACGGATGGCGTATTCATCCGATCACGGGAGCAAGCCGCTTTCATTCGGGCGTTGACATAGGAGGCGACTATGGAGATCCCATCTATGCGGCAGCAGCCGGCGTCGTGACGTATGCGGGCTGGATCTCAGGGTACGGCTATACGGTCATCATCGATCATGGCGGCGGGATCTCTACACTTTACGGACACAGTCAGCGAGTTCTTGTCAGCGAAGGACAACAGGTCGGTCAGGGTACGCTGATCGCTGAAGTCGGATCGACGGGCAACTCTACAGGCCCGCATTGCCATTTCGAGGTGAGAGTGGGAGATGAGCCCACAAATCCTCTCGCGTATCTGTAA
- the folE gene encoding GTP cyclohydrolase I — protein MREKAIAAMRTFLEEIGVDLKREDMERTPARVTELFEFLLRGCQEDPKTIWGELFSAGTDGLTAVCNIPVYSMCEHHLLPFFGEVHIAYLAKDGRVAGFSKFGQLVDILARRPQLQERLTREIAEEIEKGTGADGVLVICEARQLCMMMRGEIAPDTKTVTTAALGRLKEDTHLRQEAWRILEANKKERNRCDGSDQAHVPME, from the coding sequence ATGAGAGAAAAAGCAATCGCTGCTATGCGCACCTTTCTGGAGGAAATAGGGGTCGATCTGAAGAGGGAGGACATGGAAAGAACCCCTGCACGTGTCACGGAGCTGTTTGAGTTTTTGCTCCGGGGATGTCAGGAAGACCCGAAGACTATCTGGGGAGAACTTTTTTCTGCGGGAACAGACGGCTTGACGGCGGTTTGCAACATTCCTGTGTACTCCATGTGCGAGCATCATCTCCTGCCTTTTTTCGGCGAGGTGCATATCGCATATCTTGCAAAGGACGGAAGGGTTGCCGGCTTCAGCAAATTCGGTCAGCTTGTTGATATTCTCGCGCGGCGTCCGCAGCTGCAGGAGCGACTGACGAGAGAAATCGCGGAGGAGATTGAAAAAGGGACAGGGGCCGACGGCGTCCTTGTCATTTGCGAGGCGAGGCAGCTGTGCATGATGATGCGCGGTGAGATTGCGCCCGATACGAAGACGGTGACAACGGCGGCGCTTGGCAGACTGAAGGAGGATACGCATCTTCGGCAAGAGGCGTGGCGGATCCTGGAAGCGAATAAGAAGGAGAGGAATCGATGTGACGGATCGGATCAAGCTCACGTACCGATGGAATGA
- a CDS encoding zinc-ribbon domain containing protein, whose translation MAFEDRTLKCKDCGNDFIFSAGEQEFYAEKGFENDPVRCRDCRDKRRRSRDDGSDRPARQMYTVVCAECGKETEVPFEPKNDRPVYCRDCFQEKRSSY comes from the coding sequence ATGGCATTTGAAGACAGAACATTAAAGTGCAAAGACTGTGGTAACGACTTTATCTTTAGCGCAGGCGAGCAGGAATTCTACGCAGAGAAAGGTTTTGAAAACGACCCGGTTCGTTGCCGTGATTGCCGTGATAAGCGCCGTCGCAGCCGTGATGACGGTTCGGATCGTCCAGCTCGTCAGATGTATACGGTTGTCTGTGCGGAATGCGGTAAGGAGACGGAGGTTCCCTTTGAGCCGAAGAATGATCGTCCCGTATACTGCCGCGACTGCTTCCAGGAAAAGCGCTCTTCTTACTAA
- the folP gene encoding dihydropteroate synthase, giving the protein MTDRIKLTYRWNDGKHLTLGEKSLIMGILNVTEDSFSDGGRWNTLDKALRHALAMAEEGADIIDIGAESSRPGFVPISAEEEMERLLPFVRHIVPELSVPVSVDTFKARTADEAIAAGAHIINDIWGLQYAEEPGEMAAVAARHEVPVIVMHNRTDTNYVGDILDSIENFFRKSIGQALTAGVKQDRLVLDPGIGFGKTTEQNLYVMRHLARLKNIDGKAYPMLLGISRKSFIGNTLDLPVDERLEGTIAATVVGQLAGVEIHRVHDVKEVCRAVRLVDAIYGRPF; this is encoded by the coding sequence GTGACGGATCGGATCAAGCTCACGTACCGATGGAATGACGGAAAGCATCTGACACTCGGCGAGAAGAGTCTCATCATGGGGATCCTGAACGTGACGGAGGATTCTTTCTCGGATGGCGGCAGGTGGAATACACTTGACAAGGCCCTGCGGCATGCGCTTGCAATGGCGGAGGAGGGCGCTGACATCATCGATATCGGCGCGGAATCGTCGCGTCCCGGGTTTGTCCCAATTTCCGCCGAGGAGGAGATGGAGCGGCTGCTGCCGTTTGTCAGGCATATTGTGCCGGAGCTTTCTGTGCCTGTGTCCGTGGATACGTTTAAGGCGCGGACGGCAGATGAAGCCATTGCGGCCGGCGCGCACATCATCAATGATATTTGGGGGCTGCAGTACGCGGAGGAACCGGGAGAGATGGCAGCCGTCGCGGCGCGTCACGAGGTTCCCGTCATCGTCATGCACAACCGCACGGATACGAACTATGTCGGAGATATCCTCGACTCGATAGAGAATTTTTTCCGAAAGAGCATAGGACAGGCGTTGACGGCAGGCGTGAAACAAGATCGTCTCGTCCTTGATCCGGGGATCGGTTTCGGCAAGACGACGGAGCAGAATCTATATGTCATGCGGCACCTTGCCCGGTTGAAGAACATAGACGGCAAGGCGTATCCGATGCTCCTGGGCATCAGCCGCAAGAGTTTCATCGGGAATACGCTCGATCTCCCGGTGGATGAGCGGCTGGAGGGAACGATTGCCGCGACGGTCGTCGGGCAGCTCGCCGGCGTGGAGATTCATCGCGTGCATGACGTGAAAGAGGTATGCCGCGCGGTGCGGCTCGTGGATGCGATTTATGGGAGGCCGTTTTGA
- a CDS encoding S41 family peptidase, giving the protein MSKKKLVLIIAVTAVCSSFLTAGVFYALLGMAGPNAKDMLRFIGALRFIETQYVRDVDFTKLIDGAIEGMVKTLDDPHSVYLDPDMYALLKEHTEGSFGGIGVVMGFKDNKVTVMSVLEGTPGEAAGIRIGDEIRAVDGTSVSEIQSEEVAMRIRGEAGTDVVLTIHREGEADFDVTITRDIIQVHTVRGEMLQGEQGIGYIRIASFSEHTAEEFKEAYEKLESEGVRGLIIDLRENPGGLITSCVDIANLLVPAGPIVSVVSKDGTREEFRSELKESKYPIVVLMDGNSASASEILAGALQDREAATIVGTTSYGKGSVQVVMPLYEEDALKLTIAKYYTPKGRSIDGTGIEPDVAVERRPEDAQDVQLIKAIDIMREKLEQ; this is encoded by the coding sequence TTGAGCAAGAAAAAACTGGTGCTCATCATTGCCGTAACGGCCGTCTGCTCCTCGTTTTTGACGGCGGGGGTGTTCTACGCGCTCCTCGGCATGGCGGGACCAAATGCAAAGGATATGCTGCGTTTTATCGGCGCACTGCGCTTCATTGAGACGCAATATGTGCGGGATGTCGATTTTACGAAGCTCATTGACGGCGCCATCGAGGGCATGGTCAAGACGCTCGACGATCCGCATTCGGTCTATCTGGATCCGGATATGTATGCCCTCTTGAAGGAGCATACCGAGGGGAGCTTCGGCGGCATCGGTGTCGTCATGGGCTTTAAGGACAACAAGGTCACTGTCATGTCCGTTCTGGAAGGCACGCCCGGTGAGGCGGCAGGCATTCGAATCGGCGATGAGATACGCGCCGTCGACGGCACGAGTGTCTCGGAGATACAGTCTGAGGAAGTCGCCATGCGCATCCGCGGTGAGGCCGGTACCGATGTGGTGCTGACGATTCACCGCGAGGGCGAGGCGGACTTTGACGTGACGATCACGCGGGATATCATTCAGGTACACACCGTGCGCGGCGAGATGCTGCAGGGGGAGCAGGGCATCGGCTACATCCGCATCGCTTCCTTTTCCGAGCATACAGCGGAAGAGTTCAAAGAGGCATACGAAAAGCTTGAGAGTGAGGGCGTGAGGGGGCTCATCATCGATCTTCGGGAGAATCCCGGCGGGCTTATTACGAGCTGTGTCGACATAGCCAATCTGCTCGTGCCGGCGGGACCGATTGTCTCCGTTGTCTCCAAAGACGGAACGAGAGAAGAATTTCGCTCGGAGCTGAAGGAATCGAAGTATCCGATTGTCGTCCTCATGGACGGCAATAGCGCTTCGGCAAGTGAAATCCTCGCCGGCGCCCTGCAGGATCGGGAGGCGGCGACCATCGTCGGCACGACCTCCTACGGCAAGGGCTCCGTGCAGGTTGTCATGCCGCTCTACGAGGAGGATGCGCTCAAGCTCACCATCGCGAAATACTACACGCCGAAAGGACGCAGCATCGACGGCACGGGCATTGAGCCGGATGTCGCCGTGGAGCGCCGTCCGGAAGATGCGCAGGATGTTCAGCTCATCAAGGCAATCGACATCATGCGGGAAAAGCTGGAACAGTAA
- the ftsX gene encoding permease-like cell division protein FtsX, with protein MKLRTGEYFLREVFISIRRNNWMSFASISTVAVSLFIFGMFLIIVMNMNRMASLLESEVQISVYLQDELKGSAIDDLESDIKKMQGIDTVRFIPREEAIERLRDRLGDQRYLLDALDEDNPLPNAFEVTVLRPDMVQTAAEAIEKMDGVESAKYGQDVVQHLFDITRLIRIFGLVLMILLAGATLFIISNTIRLTVFARRKEIAIMKYVGATDWFIRWPFFLEGIVLGGIGGVFASLALRSIYGIVTAKVYSTLAFLPLIPEYPFVNFMTIVLILSGMFIGALGSTISLKRFLEV; from the coding sequence ATGAAGCTTAGGACAGGCGAATACTTTCTGCGTGAGGTATTCATTTCTATACGCCGCAACAACTGGATGAGTTTTGCTTCCATCAGCACGGTGGCAGTCTCGCTCTTTATCTTCGGGATGTTTCTCATCATCGTCATGAATATGAATCGCATGGCGTCGCTCCTCGAGTCCGAGGTACAGATCAGTGTTTACCTGCAGGATGAGCTGAAGGGCAGCGCGATTGACGACTTGGAGAGCGATATCAAGAAGATGCAGGGAATCGATACGGTTCGTTTTATCCCTCGTGAGGAAGCGATTGAGAGACTGCGGGATCGACTTGGCGACCAGCGCTATCTTCTCGACGCGCTCGATGAGGATAATCCTCTCCCGAATGCCTTTGAAGTTACGGTGCTTCGGCCCGATATGGTGCAGACAGCGGCAGAGGCCATTGAAAAGATGGACGGTGTCGAATCGGCAAAGTACGGGCAGGATGTCGTACAGCACCTCTTTGATATTACGCGTCTCATTCGCATTTTCGGACTCGTACTGATGATTCTCCTGGCAGGAGCGACGCTCTTCATCATATCGAATACGATTCGTCTGACGGTCTTCGCGCGCCGCAAGGAAATCGCCATCATGAAGTACGTCGGCGCAACGGATTGGTTTATACGTTGGCCGTTCTTCTTGGAAGGGATTGTGCTGGGCGGTATCGGCGGCGTTTTTGCATCGCTTGCGCTGCGCAGCATCTACGGTATCGTGACGGCAAAGGTATACAGCACACTTGCCTTTCTGCCGCTCATTCCCGAGTATCCCTTCGTGAACTTTATGACGATTGTCTTGATTTTGAGCGGTATGTTCATCGGCGCCCTCGGGAGTACGATTTCCTTGAAACGATTCTTAGAGGTCTGA
- a CDS encoding DMT family transporter yields the protein MALRGNLFLLLAAFFWGTTFVAQSVAMDGMGPYLYNAARYLVGTIVVFLIFLVMRRAKRDAAAGDADAETTDGKSGFRYGLGAGCIMLIATTLQQVGLQYTTVGKAAFITCLYIIFVPLAARLFGRPGAAASYVGALVALSGLYLLSIPVGDFELVYGDVLLFASALFWTLHILFIAHFAPTADAVEISLSQLAVCMIGSTVLALLFETVTFAAVAGGIIPILYAGVMSSGLGFTLQILGQKTAPPAAAAVIMSLEAVFGAASGALLLDEVMTARELSGCGLMLTGMILTQVSTIKRSGRDKRKGLK from the coding sequence TTGGCATTACGCGGTAATCTGTTTTTGCTCTTGGCGGCATTTTTCTGGGGGACGACGTTTGTCGCGCAGTCGGTAGCCATGGACGGCATGGGGCCATATCTCTACAATGCGGCTCGTTATCTCGTCGGCACGATCGTTGTTTTCCTGATCTTCCTTGTCATGCGGCGTGCAAAAAGAGATGCGGCTGCAGGTGATGCCGATGCGGAGACGACGGACGGAAAGAGCGGGTTTCGCTACGGTCTGGGGGCAGGGTGCATTATGCTCATAGCGACGACCCTGCAGCAGGTCGGCCTGCAGTATACGACGGTAGGCAAAGCCGCCTTTATTACGTGTCTCTATATCATCTTTGTGCCGCTTGCGGCAAGGCTCTTCGGCAGACCGGGTGCGGCGGCATCGTATGTCGGCGCGCTCGTGGCGCTGTCGGGGCTGTATCTGCTCTCTATTCCCGTCGGAGACTTTGAGCTCGTCTACGGAGATGTCCTGCTGTTTGCAAGTGCTCTTTTTTGGACGCTGCATATCCTGTTCATCGCACACTTTGCACCGACGGCGGATGCGGTGGAGATTTCGCTTTCGCAGCTCGCTGTCTGCATGATCGGCAGCACGGTGCTCGCGCTTCTCTTTGAGACGGTCACGTTTGCCGCTGTTGCCGGGGGCATCATTCCGATCCTCTATGCGGGGGTCATGAGCTCGGGACTCGGCTTTACGCTGCAGATTCTCGGACAGAAGACGGCTCCTCCGGCGGCGGCAGCGGTCATTATGAGCTTGGAGGCTGTTTTCGGCGCCGCGTCCGGCGCACTTCTCCTGGATGAAGTGATGACGGCGCGCGAACTGAGCGGCTGCGGTCTGATGCTCACCGGAATGATTCTGACACAGGTATCCACCATCAAAAGGTCTGGCCGAGATAAGAGAAAAGGTCTAAAATGA
- the cas6f gene encoding type I-F CRISPR-associated endoribonuclease Cas6/Csy4 → MQFYQELTLLTGAEISIYHLWSKVYQQLHIGLAELLEDGRGEIGVSFPEYQESGEDRGLGMKLRVFSKSEEILERLDLKKQLRRFDDYVHITGVRPIPVSAVRGHAVYCRCHSENSQRQKARRYAKRHDIEYEEALELFPKDNWKGLAPYIQLQSLSTGRPFRLHIVKQEASEICDNGFGAYGLDNASTVPEF, encoded by the coding sequence ATGCAGTTTTATCAGGAATTGACCTTGCTAACCGGGGCGGAAATCTCTATCTATCATCTGTGGTCAAAGGTGTATCAGCAGCTGCATATAGGCTTGGCGGAACTCTTGGAAGACGGGCGGGGAGAGATCGGCGTATCGTTTCCTGAGTATCAGGAAAGTGGAGAAGATCGGGGGCTTGGCATGAAGCTTCGCGTCTTTTCCAAGAGTGAAGAGATCTTAGAAAGATTGGATTTGAAGAAGCAACTGCGTCGCTTTGATGATTATGTCCATATCACGGGCGTCAGGCCAATCCCTGTATCAGCGGTGCGAGGCCACGCTGTCTATTGTCGCTGCCATAGCGAAAACAGTCAGAGGCAAAAGGCAAGACGCTATGCCAAGCGGCATGATATCGAGTATGAGGAAGCGTTGGAGCTGTTTCCAAAGGATAATTGGAAGGGGCTTGCTCCCTATATACAGCTTCAAAGCCTCAGTACGGGCCGGCCCTTTCGGTTGCATATCGTGAAGCAGGAAGCGTCCGAGATTTGTGATAACGGTTTTGGGGCGTATGGCTTGGACAATGCCTCCACCGTGCCGGAGTTTTAG
- the csy3 gene encoding type I-F CRISPR-associated protein Csy3, with product MAKKQEQEKEIPSVLAYEKKLVVSDGCMHGTTWEKRHAKSTPLAIVEKSVRGTISNRLPDAVQNNPAKINAKVENPNPQRVDACALDMHQDTLKVAFTIKVLSGIESPSACNNAKFQQKYKGVAKKYIEKYGFSELAFRYAQNIANARFLWRNRLGAEEIEVVVKAWVQEWKQDADGRALVPNGRAEEKTWVFNAYDYSLRDFDNPGDTEELAGLIAEALCGKRGHVYIEVEAYAKLGTGQEVYPSEELVFNASKGKGDKGKVLYSVQGIAAMHSQKLSNAIRTIDTWYPDYADAENGVGPIAIEPYGAVTNLGKAFRLPQEKKDFYTLFDSYALGEGLNRKEDEHYVMAVLIRGGVFGKGK from the coding sequence ATGGCTAAAAAGCAAGAGCAAGAGAAAGAAATTCCATCGGTGTTGGCGTACGAGAAGAAGCTCGTTGTCTCGGACGGCTGCATGCACGGCACGACGTGGGAAAAACGGCATGCGAAGAGCACCCCGCTGGCGATTGTGGAAAAATCTGTGAGAGGTACCATCTCAAACCGATTGCCGGATGCTGTACAAAATAACCCTGCAAAGATTAATGCGAAGGTGGAAAACCCAAACCCACAGAGGGTTGATGCCTGCGCGCTTGATATGCACCAAGACACCTTGAAGGTAGCCTTTACGATAAAGGTGCTGAGTGGGATTGAGAGTCCGTCAGCCTGCAACAATGCAAAGTTTCAGCAGAAATATAAAGGGGTTGCGAAAAAGTATATAGAGAAATATGGCTTTTCGGAGCTTGCCTTCCGCTATGCGCAGAATATTGCCAATGCGAGATTCCTCTGGAGAAATCGCCTGGGTGCGGAGGAGATAGAAGTCGTCGTGAAGGCATGGGTGCAGGAATGGAAACAGGATGCAGACGGACGCGCTTTGGTCCCGAATGGCAGGGCGGAAGAAAAGACTTGGGTATTTAACGCCTACGATTATAGTTTGAGAGATTTTGATAATCCGGGCGACACGGAGGAACTTGCAGGGTTGATCGCGGAGGCGCTCTGTGGGAAGAGAGGGCATGTGTATATTGAGGTGGAGGCCTATGCGAAGCTTGGAACGGGGCAGGAAGTATATCCGAGTGAAGAGCTTGTCTTTAACGCAAGCAAAGGAAAGGGGGATAAGGGAAAAGTCCTTTACTCCGTCCAAGGTATTGCAGCTATGCACTCACAGAAACTCTCCAATGCCATCCGTACCATCGATACATGGTACCCCGACTATGCGGATGCAGAGAACGGTGTGGGACCGATTGCCATTGAGCCGTATGGCGCTGTGACGAATCTCGGAAAGGCATTTCGGCTTCCACAGGAAAAGAAAGATTTCTATACGCTCTTTGACAGCTATGCTCTTGGAGAAGGACTGAATCGCAAGGAAGACGAGCATTACGTCATGGCTGTGCTTATCCGTGGAGGGGTCTTTGGAAAGGGTAAGTAG
- the folB gene encoding dihydroneopterin aldolase, whose protein sequence is MSDTIQLTGARFLGCHGVLSEEKENRQPFVVDLVMMLDLRRAGRTDDLSSTVSYADVYARIRRMVEEERFALIEALAEAIADDLLRTYPLEGVRVTVHKPAAPMGGPFDDVAVTIERRSEPGEA, encoded by the coding sequence TTGAGCGATACAATACAGTTGACAGGAGCACGCTTTTTGGGATGTCATGGCGTGCTTTCGGAAGAGAAGGAAAACAGGCAGCCTTTTGTCGTCGATCTCGTGATGATGCTCGATTTACGGCGAGCGGGCAGAACGGATGACCTTTCGTCTACGGTAAGCTACGCGGACGTATATGCGCGCATACGGCGCATGGTTGAGGAGGAGCGATTTGCGCTCATCGAGGCGCTGGCGGAGGCGATCGCGGATGACCTTCTGCGGACGTATCCGCTGGAAGGTGTGCGTGTGACTGTGCATAAGCCGGCGGCACCGATGGGCGGGCCTTTTGATGATGTGGCGGTGACGATAGAAAGACGAAGTGAGCCCGGTGAGGCGTAG
- the ftsE gene encoding cell division ATP-binding protein FtsE, which yields MIYLKDVTKVYDNGTVALDHANVHIKKGDFVFLVGTSGAGKSTFIRMLLREILPTSGELRVNGRDMMSMKPSDVPYFRRELGVIFQDYRLLPDKTVYENVAFAMQVIEAPRRLMTRSVNSVLDIVGLREKYKRFPSQLSGGEQQRVAIARAIVNDPALVIADEPTGNLDPETSWEIMDIFRRINEAGATIIMATHDKTIVDTMKKRVIAVESGKVVSDVERGGYAYEA from the coding sequence ATGATTTACTTAAAAGATGTAACGAAAGTCTATGATAACGGTACTGTTGCCCTAGATCATGCGAATGTTCATATAAAAAAGGGAGATTTTGTATTTCTTGTCGGCACGTCCGGTGCGGGTAAATCGACGTTTATCCGCATGCTTCTGCGAGAGATTTTGCCGACCTCGGGAGAGCTCCGAGTCAACGGGCGAGACATGATGTCGATGAAGCCTTCCGATGTACCTTATTTTCGCCGTGAGCTGGGTGTGATCTTTCAGGATTACCGCCTGCTGCCGGATAAGACCGTCTACGAGAATGTCGCCTTTGCGATGCAGGTCATCGAGGCGCCGCGCCGTTTGATGACGCGGAGCGTCAACTCCGTCTTGGATATCGTCGGCCTACGTGAAAAGTACAAGCGATTTCCCTCGCAGCTGTCGGGCGGCGAGCAGCAGCGCGTCGCGATTGCCCGTGCTATCGTCAACGACCCGGCGCTCGTCATAGCGGACGAACCGACGGGTAATCTGGATCCCGAAACGTCGTGGGAAATCATGGATATTTTCCGCCGCATCAACGAGGCAGGAGCGACGATCATTATGGCGACGCACGATAAAACCATCGTCGATACGATGAAAAAACGCGTTATTGCCGTCGAGAGCGGAAAGGTCGTCTCCGATGTCGAGCGAGGAGGATACGCCTATGAAGCTTAG